Within the Candidatus Ozemobacteraceae bacterium genome, the region CCGCGAACGTGTGCGGCTACACCGGCGCCTTCACGGTCGCCGCCCTCGCGGGCGGCGCGACGCGCGTCGTCACGGTCGATTCGGCGAAACCAGCGCTCGCCGAGGCATCCGACAATCTGAAAATCAACGGTTTCGACCCGGCGAAAAATCCTCTTATAGCTGCTGATATGTATGATTTCCTCGACAGCGATCGGAGCGAGACATTCGACCTGCTCGTCGTCGATCCGCCCTCGATGGCCCGCAACCGCGCCGACCTCGAACGCGCCGTCAGGGCCTACGTCAAGCTCAACACCCTTGCCATCAACCGTCTCTCACCCGGCGGCCTGCTGTTCACGGCATCCTGCACCAGCCAGCTCGGCCGCGATGAGTTCGCCTCGGCCGTCACCGAGGCCTGCCGACGGGCCGGCCGTCGCGCCCGGATCATCCGTGAGAGTTTCCACGCGCTCGACCATCCGATCGCGCTTTCCCACCCGGAGGGCAGGTATTTGAAGGGCCTGCTGCTGGAAATCGCATGAAGAAGCCGCACCGCCCCTTTTTCGAGGTCGGCGCCGCCGTCGTCGTTCACGGGTCGCGCGTCCTGCTGGCGAAACGCACCGGCGGCGATCTCGACGGGCTCTGGGAGTTCCCCGGCGGCAAGCTCGAGAACGGCGAATCGGCCGCCCAGGCGGTCGAGCGCGAGCTCGTCGAAGAGCTCAATCTCGAAGTTTCCGCGCACGAGCGCCTTCTGGTGCTCGAACACGCCTATCCCGACAAGGACATCCGGCTTCATTTCGTCCGGTGCGAGCTTGTCGACACGGGAAACGGCCCCACCCCGCCCGTTCCCGCCGATCACGCGGCCTGGTTCTCGCCCTTCGCGTTTCCGCTGGCCGACTTCTGCCCCGCCGACCGGCTGGCGGCCGGCGCCATCCCCTGGCAAGCCCTGATATCACGAGAGGAGTGACGTATGTCGGTTTCCCCCCGCCTGCTGGTCATCAACCCCGGCTCGACCACGACCAAGATCGCCCTGTTCGACGGCGAGAACGTTCGCGAGCTCCACG harbors:
- a CDS encoding NUDIX domain-containing protein, translating into MKKPHRPFFEVGAAVVVHGSRVLLAKRTGGDLDGLWEFPGGKLENGESAAQAVERELVEELNLEVSAHERLLVLEHAYPDKDIRLHFVRCELVDTGNGPTPPVPADHAAWFSPFAFPLADFCPADRLAAGAIPWQALISREE